Proteins encoded in a region of the Oceanibaculum nanhaiense genome:
- a CDS encoding Tim44/TimA family putative adaptor protein has product MGDGLPFLDIIFFAMVAAFLILRLRSVLGRRTGNERDRPDPFSPKPEAENDADNVVALPQRAKQAADLEDAPPGSVAAGLTQIKLADSSFEEKYFANGSRAAFEMIVEAFARGDREALRPLLANEVYERFAGAIDSREARKETLETRLIALNAADITEARMNGPLAEVTVEFVSEQVNLTRNAAGEVIDGDPDEVETVVDIWTFRRDTRSDDPNWLLAATRTPN; this is encoded by the coding sequence ATGGGCGACGGGCTTCCTTTTCTGGACATCATCTTTTTCGCCATGGTAGCGGCGTTTCTTATTCTGCGCCTGCGCAGCGTGCTGGGGCGACGCACCGGCAATGAGCGGGATCGGCCGGATCCGTTCAGCCCGAAGCCGGAAGCCGAGAATGACGCCGACAATGTCGTGGCATTGCCGCAGCGCGCGAAACAGGCCGCTGATCTGGAAGACGCGCCGCCGGGTTCCGTGGCTGCCGGTCTGACCCAGATCAAGCTCGCGGATTCCAGCTTCGAGGAAAAATATTTTGCCAACGGTTCGCGCGCAGCCTTCGAGATGATCGTCGAGGCGTTTGCCCGCGGTGACCGGGAGGCGCTGCGCCCGCTGCTGGCCAACGAGGTCTATGAGCGGTTCGCCGGCGCCATCGACAGCCGCGAAGCCCGCAAGGAAACCCTGGAAACACGCCTCATCGCGTTGAATGCGGCTGACATCACCGAGGCCCGCATGAATGGTCCGCTCGCCGAGGTGACGGTGGAATTCGTCAGCGAGCAGGTCAATCTGACCCGCAACGCGGCGGGCGAGGTGATCGACGGCGATCCCGATGAGGTCGAGACCGTCGTGGATATCTGGACGTTCCGTCGGGATACAAGATCGGACGATCCGAACTGGCTGCTGGCCGCGACCCGTACGCCGAACTGA
- the secB gene encoding protein-export chaperone SecB, with product MSDTTASNGQDQTAQAGGLPLVVHAQYIKDFSFENPNAPMSLQPTGKQPDVDVGVDVQARRLREDDPVFEVLLTIRATTKNEEQQLFLLELTYGGVFSLRGAPEEHLHPMVMIECPRLLFPYARAIVSETTRDGGFPPLMLQPIDFVELYRRRVAQQSDSLASSEAEGTA from the coding sequence ATGAGCGACACGACGGCGAGCAACGGCCAGGATCAGACAGCACAGGCGGGCGGCCTGCCGCTGGTGGTGCACGCGCAGTACATCAAGGATTTCTCCTTCGAGAATCCGAACGCGCCGATGAGCCTGCAGCCGACCGGCAAGCAGCCCGATGTCGATGTCGGTGTCGATGTGCAGGCGCGCCGGCTGCGCGAGGACGATCCGGTCTTCGAAGTGCTGCTGACCATCCGCGCCACGACAAAGAATGAGGAGCAGCAGCTGTTCCTGCTGGAACTGACCTATGGCGGCGTGTTCAGCCTGCGCGGCGCGCCGGAAGAACATCTGCACCCGATGGTGATGATCGAGTGCCCGCGCCTGCTGTTCCCCTATGCCCGGGCCATTGTCTCCGAAACCACGCGCGATGGCGGTTTCCCGCCGCTGATGCTGCAGCCGATCGATTTCGTGGAGCTGTACCGCCGCCGCGTTGCCCAGCAGAGCGATTCGCTGGCCTCCAGCGAGGCCGAAGGCACCGCCTGA
- a CDS encoding Smr/MutS family protein: MVRRRASKDEAELFRQVVKDAKPLPAEAKRRLSAFELPPDVEAVPAAPMAEGVAPAKRKRGRVPKDDPLPQPAAPPVKAPVTLPALKHDSAPGLDKRTQMRLKRGQVAIEARIDLHGMTQDAAHAALNGFVARSQARGLRCVLVITGKGTRRDDFGRYEAGVLKREVPRWLNEGGNREKVLAFAHAQPKDGGGGALYVLLRRVREGT, encoded by the coding sequence ATGGTCCGGCGGCGCGCCAGCAAGGACGAGGCTGAGCTTTTCCGCCAGGTCGTAAAAGATGCCAAGCCGCTGCCCGCCGAGGCCAAGCGCCGTCTGAGCGCGTTCGAGCTGCCGCCCGATGTCGAGGCGGTTCCGGCGGCGCCGATGGCCGAGGGCGTTGCCCCGGCCAAGCGCAAGCGCGGCCGGGTGCCGAAGGACGATCCGCTGCCGCAGCCGGCTGCGCCGCCGGTAAAGGCGCCGGTGACCCTGCCCGCTCTCAAGCATGACAGCGCGCCGGGCCTCGACAAGCGCACGCAGATGCGCCTGAAGCGCGGCCAGGTCGCCATCGAGGCGCGCATCGATCTGCACGGCATGACCCAGGATGCCGCCCATGCGGCGCTGAACGGGTTTGTTGCGCGGTCGCAGGCGCGCGGGCTGCGCTGTGTCCTGGTGATCACCGGCAAGGGAACGAGGCGCGATGATTTCGGCCGCTACGAGGCGGGCGTGCTGAAGCGCGAGGTGCCGCGGTGGTTGAATGAGGGCGGCAACCGGGAGAAGGTGCTGGCCTTCGCCCATGCCCAGCCGAAGGATGGCGGTGGCGGCGCGCTCTATGTCCTGCTGCGCCGGGTGCGGGAGGGGACATGA
- a CDS encoding histidine phosphatase family protein, with the protein MILVRHGQSEFNVHYAKTRIDPGIVDPALTEEGRLQAQAAAEILRAHEIERVLASPFTRTLQTAEIIAGALKLPVEIEPLVHEHAAFICDIGTPAGDLAKRWPDWRFDHLPDRWWPESEQEEQLQARCQRFWDLVETHAARPRTLVVTHWGFIRALTGLRVGNGHLVRFTAPGAAELLHPRETA; encoded by the coding sequence ATGATCCTGGTCCGCCACGGCCAGTCCGAATTCAACGTGCATTATGCCAAGACCCGGATCGACCCCGGTATTGTCGATCCGGCTCTGACCGAGGAAGGCCGGCTGCAGGCGCAGGCCGCCGCCGAGATTCTGCGCGCGCATGAGATTGAACGGGTGCTGGCCAGCCCCTTCACCCGGACATTGCAAACCGCGGAGATCATCGCCGGGGCGCTGAAGCTGCCGGTCGAGATCGAGCCTCTGGTGCATGAGCATGCCGCCTTCATCTGCGATATCGGCACGCCGGCCGGCGATCTAGCCAAACGCTGGCCGGACTGGCGCTTCGATCATCTGCCGGACCGCTGGTGGCCAGAATCCGAGCAAGAAGAGCAGCTACAAGCGCGCTGCCAGCGTTTCTGGGATCTGGTGGAAACCCACGCGGCACGACCGCGCACGCTGGTCGTCACCCATTGGGGTTTCATCCGGGCACTGACCGGCCTGCGGGTTGGCAATGGCCATCTGGTGCGCTTCACCGCACCTGGTGCTGCGGAACTGCTGCATCCGCGCGAGACAGCCTGA
- the coaE gene encoding dephospho-CoA kinase (Dephospho-CoA kinase (CoaE) performs the final step in coenzyme A biosynthesis.): MIILGLTGSIGMGKTSAARALRRLGVPVHDADAAVHRLLGPGGKAVPAIQALFPTAVEAGANEKAAVNRQRLGGIVFADPAALRRLESVLHPLVRKEEQAFLKRMRRRRKRIVVLDIPLLYETGGAARVDAVIVVSAPAILQARRVLARPGMTQQKFAQILQQQMPDAEKRRRADFVVSTGLGHDRSLRQLKRIVRLLRENPDSYRRRRRNHA, translated from the coding sequence ATGATCATTCTCGGCCTCACCGGTTCCATCGGCATGGGTAAGACCAGCGCCGCGCGGGCGCTGCGCCGCCTCGGCGTGCCGGTCCATGATGCCGACGCGGCCGTGCACCGGCTGCTCGGCCCCGGTGGCAAGGCCGTACCGGCGATCCAGGCGCTGTTTCCCACGGCTGTCGAAGCTGGCGCGAACGAGAAGGCAGCGGTGAACCGGCAGAGGCTGGGCGGCATCGTCTTCGCCGATCCGGCCGCGCTGCGCCGCCTCGAATCCGTGCTGCATCCGTTAGTACGCAAGGAAGAGCAGGCCTTCCTGAAACGGATGCGCCGCCGCCGTAAGCGGATCGTCGTGCTCGATATTCCGCTGCTTTACGAGACCGGGGGCGCTGCCCGTGTGGATGCGGTGATCGTGGTGTCCGCCCCCGCCATCCTGCAGGCGCGGCGCGTTCTGGCCCGTCCCGGCATGACCCAGCAGAAATTCGCGCAGATCCTGCAGCAGCAAATGCCCGATGCCGAGAAGCGCCGCCGCGCCGATTTCGTGGTGTCCACCGGGCTTGGCCATGATCGGAGCTTGCGGCAGCTGAAACGCATCGTCAGACTCCTCCGGGAAAATCCGGATTCCTATCGCCGCCGACGGAGAAACCATGCGTGA
- a CDS encoding LutB/LldF family L-lactate oxidation iron-sulfur protein, whose translation MQSTSHSFKSNATTALHDERLQRALGNMRVGFQDKRRAAIDRLPEFEALRDMGRDIKNHTLANLDYYLERFERRVTENGGHVHWARTPQEAREKILEICRSVEAKTVTKGKSMIAEEIALNDFLEESGVEPIETDLGEYIIQIRKEPPSHIIAPAVHLNQSDVEESFRKIHTDLPVDRPLSEPRQLLDEARAKLRNRFIKADVGITGANFLIAETGSTVIVTNEGNGDLTQTLPKIHIVLASLEKVVPTLEDASTILRLLARSATGQEMSVYTTFSTGPKRPEDLDGPEQFHVVLLDNGRSGMLGTEFQEMLRCIRCAACMNHCPVYSAVGGHAYGWVYPGPMGAVLTPTLVGVEEAGHLPNASTFCGRCESVCPMRIPLPRMMRHWRKREFEKKLSPAPYRAGLGLWAFFAKRPVLYQRVTGLAMGLLGRFGRSKGRFRSLPLASGWTSVRDMPAPQGRTFQQLYRDKKGAA comes from the coding sequence ATGCAATCCACCAGCCATTCCTTCAAGAGCAACGCCACCACCGCCCTGCATGACGAACGGTTGCAGCGGGCGCTGGGCAACATGCGGGTCGGTTTTCAGGACAAGCGCCGCGCGGCCATCGACCGGCTGCCGGAGTTCGAGGCGCTGCGCGACATGGGCCGCGACATCAAGAACCATACGCTGGCCAATCTCGATTATTACCTGGAGCGCTTCGAGCGCCGGGTGACCGAGAATGGCGGCCATGTGCACTGGGCGCGCACGCCGCAGGAAGCGCGGGAGAAAATCCTGGAAATCTGTCGCTCCGTGGAGGCGAAAACCGTCACCAAGGGCAAGTCGATGATCGCCGAGGAGATCGCGTTGAACGATTTCCTCGAAGAAAGCGGCGTCGAGCCGATCGAGACCGATCTCGGCGAATATATCATCCAAATCCGCAAGGAACCGCCGAGCCACATCATCGCGCCGGCGGTCCATCTGAACCAGTCGGATGTCGAGGAAAGCTTCCGCAAGATCCACACTGACCTGCCGGTTGACCGACCGCTGTCGGAGCCGCGCCAGCTGCTCGACGAGGCGCGCGCGAAACTACGGAACAGGTTCATAAAGGCCGATGTCGGTATTACTGGGGCCAACTTCCTGATCGCCGAGACTGGATCGACCGTCATCGTGACCAACGAGGGCAATGGCGATCTGACCCAGACCCTGCCGAAAATCCATATTGTACTGGCCAGTCTGGAAAAAGTGGTGCCGACGCTGGAGGATGCCTCGACCATATTGCGGTTGCTCGCGCGGTCGGCCACCGGGCAGGAAATGTCGGTCTATACCACCTTCTCCACCGGTCCGAAGCGGCCGGAGGATCTGGACGGGCCGGAACAGTTCCATGTGGTGCTGCTGGATAATGGCCGCAGCGGCATGCTGGGCACCGAGTTCCAGGAGATGCTGCGCTGTATCCGCTGTGCTGCCTGTATGAATCACTGCCCGGTCTATAGCGCGGTCGGCGGCCATGCCTATGGCTGGGTCTATCCGGGGCCGATGGGGGCGGTGCTGACACCCACCCTGGTCGGGGTCGAGGAGGCCGGACACCTGCCGAACGCCTCCACCTTCTGTGGCCGCTGCGAGAGCGTGTGCCCGATGCGCATTCCGCTGCCGCGGATGATGCGGCATTGGCGCAAGCGGGAATTCGAGAAGAAGCTGTCGCCGGCACCCTATCGCGCTGGCCTCGGCCTATGGGCGTTTTTTGCCAAGCGCCCGGTGCTCTATCAGCGGGTGACGGGTCTCGCCATGGGGCTGCTCGGCCGCTTCGGTCGCAGCAAAGGCCGGTTCAGGAGCCTGCCGCTGGCCAGCGGCTGGACCTCGGTGCGCGACATGCCGGCGCCGCAGGGCCGAACCTTCCAGCAGCTCTATCGCGACAAGAAGGGAGCCGCCTGA
- a CDS encoding pyruvate, water dikinase regulatory protein, with product MTPSESTIHLHLVSDSTGETIHQVARACLVQFEGVKAIEHTWFLVRTPAHVDKVIAGIEAHPGPVLVTLLDPHLHSKLEAAGRKLQLPVISVLDPVLGALHHYLGKKARGRPGRQHEMDAAYFSRIEAMQFTLMHDDGQHLHDIDHADIVLVGVSRTSKTPTCLYIANRGLKVANVPLVPGISLPREVTTATHPLIVGLTNDPNRLVQIRRNRLLMLNQGSESDYINLDEVRREVTEARRLFERQGWPVIDVTRRSIEETAAEILQLYQDRRDSDSDRD from the coding sequence ATGACGCCTTCGGAGTCGACGATTCATCTGCATCTCGTCTCGGATTCCACCGGCGAGACGATCCATCAGGTGGCCCGCGCCTGCCTCGTTCAGTTTGAAGGGGTGAAGGCGATAGAACATACCTGGTTCCTGGTACGCACGCCGGCCCATGTCGATAAGGTGATCGCCGGTATCGAGGCGCATCCCGGCCCCGTCCTGGTGACGCTGCTCGACCCGCATCTTCACAGCAAGCTGGAGGCGGCCGGCCGCAAGCTGCAATTGCCGGTGATCTCGGTGCTCGATCCGGTACTGGGCGCGCTGCATCATTATCTGGGGAAAAAGGCACGTGGCCGTCCAGGACGGCAGCATGAGATGGACGCTGCCTATTTCAGCCGTATTGAGGCGATGCAGTTCACCCTGATGCATGATGATGGACAGCATCTGCACGATATTGATCATGCCGATATTGTGCTGGTCGGCGTGTCGCGCACCTCCAAGACGCCGACCTGCCTCTACATCGCCAATCGCGGCCTCAAGGTTGCCAACGTGCCGCTGGTGCCGGGGATCAGCCTGCCGCGCGAAGTGACCACGGCAACCCATCCGCTGATCGTCGGGCTGACCAACGATCCGAACCGGCTGGTGCAGATAAGGCGAAATCGCCTGCTGATGCTGAACCAGGGCTCTGAGAGCGACTATATCAATCTTGATGAGGTGCGCCGTGAGGTCACCGAGGCGCGCCGCCTCTTCGAACGCCAGGGCTGGCCGGTCATTGACGTGACCCGCCGCTCCATTGAGGAAACCGCCGCCGAGATTCTCCAGCTTTATCAGGACCGCAGAGACAGTGACAGCGATCGAGACTGA
- a CDS encoding FxsA family protein yields the protein MPLIILALLIGIPLIEIALFIEIGDEIGIWPTIGLCIATALAGSLMLRVQGLSTLMRARAAMARDQMPVREMLDGIGLAIAGALLLTPGFATDTVGLLLFIPAVRRWLGRGFWSFLVKSGRFHVVGTPFPGGPRSGAAARGGGTVIDGEYRDITEADDGKAGNPASPWRQLPDETAPDASPGHPTDKTEKQP from the coding sequence ATGCCCCTTATAATCCTGGCCCTGTTGATCGGCATTCCGCTGATCGAAATTGCCCTGTTCATCGAAATTGGCGACGAGATCGGCATCTGGCCGACCATCGGGCTGTGCATTGCCACGGCGCTGGCCGGCAGCCTGATGCTGCGCGTCCAGGGGCTATCGACACTGATGCGGGCCCGCGCCGCGATGGCGCGTGACCAGATGCCGGTGCGGGAAATGCTGGATGGCATCGGCCTTGCCATCGCCGGCGCCCTGCTGCTGACGCCCGGATTCGCCACTGACACGGTGGGGCTGTTGCTGTTCATACCCGCGGTGCGGCGCTGGCTCGGCCGCGGGTTTTGGAGCTTCCTGGTCAAGAGCGGGCGTTTTCATGTCGTTGGCACGCCTTTCCCCGGCGGGCCGCGCTCCGGTGCTGCCGCGCGGGGCGGCGGCACCGTGATCGATGGAGAATATCGCGACATCACCGAGGCCGATGACGGCAAGGCCGGCAACCCGGCCTCGCCCTGGCGCCAGCTGCCCGACGAAACCGCGCCAGATGCTTCTCCTGGCCACCCCACCGACAAGACGGAAAAACAGCCATGA
- the mltA gene encoding murein transglycosylase A, producing the protein MSARPCSGRAFNSLALTAAFFLLVLAACAPVPEAPDRLTLKPVSFAELPGWRADSLTEAMPALLKSCDRLKPQPPTRNFGPEAHFGTIADWLPLCDAARSVPAGDTAAVRNFFEASFKPYRAANNGSADGLFTGYYEAELRGALQRSARYPVPLHRRPDDLVMVDLGQFREELKGQRIAGRVVSGNLKPYEDRKAIVEGALDPRNLEIVWVDDPVDAFFLQIQGSGRVTLEDGRVMRLGYAGQNGHPYVAIGRELIARGALTRETVSMQSIRAWLAANPAEAAALMNANPSYVFFRELPGDGPVGAQGAALTPLRSLAVDRRFVPLGTPVWLDAEHPDPGTARLRRLVVAQDVGGAIRGPVRGDLFWGHGDGAADLAGRMKSPGRYYLLLPKGLIPAS; encoded by the coding sequence ATGTCTGCCCGCCCCTGTTCCGGCCGTGCGTTTAACAGTCTCGCCCTGACGGCGGCCTTCTTTCTGCTTGTGCTGGCGGCCTGCGCCCCAGTGCCCGAGGCGCCGGACCGGCTGACACTGAAGCCGGTCAGCTTCGCCGAGCTTCCTGGATGGCGGGCGGATTCCCTGACCGAGGCCATGCCGGCGCTGCTGAAATCCTGTGATCGGCTGAAGCCCCAGCCGCCGACGCGTAATTTCGGGCCGGAAGCGCATTTCGGCACCATCGCCGACTGGCTGCCGCTCTGTGATGCGGCGCGATCCGTACCCGCCGGCGACACGGCTGCGGTCCGCAATTTCTTTGAAGCCAGCTTCAAGCCCTATCGCGCCGCCAATAACGGCTCAGCCGACGGCCTGTTCACCGGTTATTACGAGGCGGAGCTGCGCGGTGCTTTGCAGCGCTCGGCCCGTTATCCGGTGCCGCTGCATCGTCGGCCCGACGATCTGGTCATGGTCGATCTCGGCCAGTTCCGCGAGGAACTGAAGGGCCAGCGCATCGCCGGCCGGGTGGTCAGCGGCAATCTGAAGCCCTATGAGGACCGCAAGGCCATCGTGGAAGGGGCGCTCGATCCCCGGAATCTGGAGATCGTCTGGGTCGATGATCCGGTCGATGCCTTCTTCCTGCAGATCCAGGGTTCCGGGCGGGTGACGCTGGAGGATGGAAGGGTGATGCGCCTGGGCTATGCCGGGCAGAATGGCCATCCCTATGTCGCCATCGGGCGGGAACTGATCGCCCGCGGTGCGCTGACCCGCGAGACCGTTTCCATGCAGTCGATCCGCGCCTGGCTGGCGGCCAATCCGGCCGAGGCCGCGGCCCTCATGAACGCCAATCCGTCCTATGTCTTCTTCCGTGAACTGCCGGGCGACGGGCCGGTCGGCGCGCAGGGCGCGGCCTTGACGCCACTGCGCAGCCTGGCGGTAGACCGCCGCTTCGTGCCGCTGGGCACGCCGGTCTGGCTTGACGCCGAACATCCGGACCCGGGCACCGCGCGGCTGCGCCGGCTGGTCGTGGCGCAGGATGTCGGCGGCGCGATCCGGGGCCCGGTGCGCGGCGATCTGTTCTGGGGCCATGGCGACGGCGCGGCCGATCTGGCCGGCCGCATGAAATCCCCCGGCCGCTATTATCTGCTGCTGCCCAAGGGGCTGATCCCCGCTTCCTGA
- the dnaQ gene encoding DNA polymerase III subunit epsilon: MREIALDTETTGLDPKAGHRIVEIACVELDNFLPTGRTYQQYINPERDMPEEAFRVHGLSADFLAGHPVFSEVAREFLDFIGDARLVIHNAEFDMRFLNAELTQLGLSALPKERAVDTLAIARRKFPGAQSSLDALCRRFGIDNSHRDLHGALVDADLLAGVYLELIGGREPGLLLAGTGEERQAGETILVVPPGAEQKRPPRPHAPTQAELEAHTGMLEKLKNPIWLKQG; encoded by the coding sequence ATGCGTGAGATCGCGCTCGACACGGAAACCACTGGCCTCGATCCCAAGGCCGGCCACCGCATCGTCGAGATTGCCTGTGTCGAGCTGGATAATTTCCTGCCGACGGGCCGCACCTACCAGCAATATATCAATCCTGAGCGCGATATGCCGGAAGAGGCCTTTCGGGTGCACGGCCTGTCCGCCGACTTCCTTGCCGGCCATCCGGTCTTCTCCGAGGTCGCCCGGGAATTCCTGGATTTCATCGGCGATGCCAGGCTGGTAATCCACAATGCCGAATTCGACATGCGGTTCCTGAATGCCGAGCTGACCCAACTCGGCCTTTCTGCTCTGCCGAAAGAGCGCGCCGTCGATACGCTGGCCATCGCGCGCCGCAAGTTCCCCGGTGCGCAAAGCAGTCTGGACGCCCTGTGCCGCCGCTTCGGCATCGATAACAGCCACCGCGATCTGCATGGCGCGCTGGTCGATGCCGATCTGCTGGCGGGGGTCTATCTGGAACTGATCGGCGGCCGTGAACCCGGACTGCTGCTGGCCGGAACCGGCGAGGAAAGACAGGCCGGCGAAACCATCCTGGTGGTGCCGCCAGGGGCCGAGCAGAAACGGCCACCACGCCCGCATGCGCCAACCCAGGCAGAGCTGGAGGCGCATACGGGTATGCTGGAGAAGCTGAAAAATCCGATCTGGCTGAAGCAGGGCTAA
- a CDS encoding (Fe-S)-binding protein: MVEETPQKKPRVGLFVTCLVDLFRPSVGFAAIRLLEQAGCDVEVPEAQTCCGQPAYNSGDFADTKDIARNTIRAFEGYDYVVAPSGSCAGMLRKHYAELFKEDPEWGPRAHHVGHRTYELVSFLVDVMGMKSVEAHFDGTVTYHDSCSGLRELDVKQQPRSLLGSVAGLKLTELPGAEICCGFGGTFCIKYPDISDRMVSDKADDIVKTGAQTLLAGDLGCLLNMAGKLKRRGEKVQVRHVAEVLAGMTDTPAIGEPGRGN, encoded by the coding sequence ATGGTCGAGGAAACGCCACAGAAGAAACCCCGGGTCGGGCTGTTCGTTACCTGTCTCGTCGATCTGTTCCGCCCGTCCGTCGGTTTCGCCGCGATCCGGCTGCTGGAACAGGCGGGCTGCGATGTGGAGGTTCCGGAGGCGCAGACCTGCTGCGGCCAGCCGGCCTATAATTCCGGCGATTTCGCGGATACCAAGGACATCGCGCGCAACACCATCCGCGCCTTCGAAGGGTATGACTATGTGGTCGCGCCGTCCGGCTCCTGCGCCGGCATGCTGCGCAAGCATTATGCCGAGCTGTTCAAGGAGGACCCCGAATGGGGCCCGCGCGCCCATCATGTCGGCCACCGCACCTATGAGCTGGTCTCTTTCCTGGTCGATGTGATGGGGATGAAGAGCGTCGAGGCGCATTTCGACGGCACGGTGACCTATCACGACAGCTGTTCCGGCCTGCGCGAGCTGGATGTGAAGCAGCAGCCGCGCAGCCTGCTTGGCTCGGTCGCGGGGCTGAAGCTGACGGAGCTGCCGGGGGCGGAAATCTGCTGCGGCTTCGGCGGCACTTTCTGCATCAAATATCCGGATATTTCCGATCGTATGGTTTCCGACAAGGCCGATGACATCGTGAAGACCGGGGCGCAGACGCTGCTGGCCGGCGATCTCGGCTGCCTGCTGAACATGGCCGGCAAGCTGAAGCGGCGCGGCGAGAAGGTGCAGGTCCGCCATGTCGCGGAGGTACTGGCGGGTATGACCGATACGCCGGCCATCGGCGAACCCGGACGCGGGAATTAG
- a CDS encoding Maf family protein — protein MATALILASGSLIRAQLLRGAGLDFSIETAPVDEAEIRIALQAEGASAGDTAIVLAEAKALRVSRKRPGALVIGCDQMLDCNGVWFEKPGDRDHARAHLQALRGRDHTLSSGIVVARDGQRIWHHLSTARLSVRPLSEAFIEAYLDAAGEAVLNSVGAYQLEGLGAQLFSRIEGDYFTILGLPLLPLLDFLRLQGVLKR, from the coding sequence ATGGCCACAGCGCTGATTCTGGCGTCGGGCAGCCTCATTCGCGCCCAGCTTCTGCGTGGTGCCGGGCTGGATTTCAGCATTGAGACGGCGCCGGTCGATGAGGCCGAAATCCGCATCGCGCTGCAGGCTGAGGGCGCCAGTGCCGGCGACACGGCTATCGTGCTGGCCGAGGCGAAAGCCCTTAGGGTTTCCCGTAAGCGGCCCGGTGCCCTGGTCATCGGCTGCGACCAGATGCTCGATTGCAATGGTGTCTGGTTCGAAAAACCCGGCGACCGCGATCATGCCCGCGCGCATTTGCAGGCCTTGCGCGGCCGCGACCACACCCTCTCAAGCGGCATTGTCGTCGCCCGCGACGGGCAGCGGATCTGGCACCATCTCTCGACGGCCCGGCTGAGCGTGCGTCCCTTGAGCGAGGCGTTCATCGAGGCCTATCTTGATGCTGCCGGCGAGGCCGTGCTCAATTCGGTCGGCGCGTATCAGCTGGAAGGGCTCGGCGCGCAGCTTTTCAGCCGGATTGAGGGTGATTATTTCACCATCCTGGGCCTGCCATTGCTGCCGCTGCTCGATTTCCTGCGGCTGCAAGGTGTCCTGAAGCGCTGA
- a CDS encoding LutC/YkgG family protein, whose translation MPDMSPRDQILAGIRRSLGRGALEGEPADALETRIAEHRPNLIPQRAQLPHEAQVALFVEMAEGVQTTISQVASAQEVPDAIAEYLAQHNLPADLRVAPDAWLSGLPWGKRPTLTIKTGRAEEPDTASVTPALAGIAETGTLMLTSGPDSPTTLNLLPETHIVVLKKSQIVGSYEDGWTRLRDIQDKDTMPRTVNFITGPSRTGDIEQKILMGAHGPRRLHIVLIDG comes from the coding sequence ATGCCCGACATGTCGCCGCGCGACCAGATCCTGGCCGGTATCCGCCGCTCCCTTGGCCGTGGTGCGCTGGAAGGCGAACCAGCCGACGCGCTGGAGACGCGGATCGCGGAACACAGGCCCAACCTCATCCCGCAGCGCGCGCAGCTTCCGCATGAGGCGCAGGTGGCGTTGTTTGTCGAGATGGCGGAGGGCGTGCAGACCACCATCAGCCAGGTTGCCAGCGCGCAGGAAGTGCCCGATGCCATCGCCGAGTATCTGGCCCAGCATAATCTGCCGGCCGATTTGCGTGTCGCGCCCGATGCGTGGCTCTCCGGCCTGCCCTGGGGCAAGCGCCCGACGCTGACGATCAAGACCGGCAGGGCGGAAGAGCCGGATACGGCCAGCGTCACGCCGGCGCTTGCCGGCATCGCCGAGACCGGCACGCTGATGCTGACCTCCGGCCCGGACAGCCCGACGACGCTGAATCTGCTGCCCGAGACCCATATCGTGGTGCTGAAGAAAAGCCAGATCGTCGGTTCCTATGAGGATGGCTGGACGCGGCTGCGCGACATTCAGGACAAGGACACGATGCCGCGCACGGTGAATTTCATCACCGGCCCGTCGCGCACCGGCGATATCGAGCAGAAAATCCTGATGGGCGCCCACGGACCACGCCGGCTGCACATCGTCCTGATCGACGGCTAG